The Humulus lupulus chromosome 7, drHumLupu1.1, whole genome shotgun sequence region ATTATGAAAAGTTCGTGGCCTCCATGAAGAAATTTTGAGATATAGTGGGAAAGCACAAGAATATATGAAGAGAATTACAAATAGTTAGTAGAAAGTTAGATCTATTAACGATTTGggttattatttaaacaaaatagagtactatattcattattttaatcatactattttcattaaaatatgcCATGAACCAGGCTGTTTCTTCAATAAACAAATATGTCCTAGTCAACTATGATTGTTGAGAGTTCCTATATAAAGGGGCTCCTATCATCTTTACCATGCAAGTCACTACACAACAATAACTAGTAGATCTAAAGAAACTAAGAGTTTGCCAAAAATGAGGGGCCGAGGACAGCCGAGGCATTGGCCTCGACTAGTTTTTGCTATGGCAATTTGTCTCATAGCAACTAGTGTAGTTGCTGATTACGACAAGCCTTATGTTTATGCTTCTCCACCACCACCAAAGAAGGTTGAACACTCTCTTCTCTATGTTTACAAGTCTCCTCCACCGCCACCAAAGAATGTAATCCACCCACCGTACCACTACAATTCCCCACCTCCACCATCTCCTTCACCACCACCTCCTTATGTTTACAAGTCTCCACCTCCACCAAAGCATGTTAGCCACCCACCTTATGTCTACAAGTCTCCTCCTCCACCATCCCCATCACCACCACCTCCTTATGTCTATAAGTCTCCTCCTCCACCAGTCCACTCGCCTCCACCTCCTTATATCTATAAGTCTCCACCTCCTCCATCTCCTTCACCGCCTCCTCCTTATGTCTACAAGTCCCCTCCACCACCAGTTCACTCGTCACCACCTCCTTACATTTACAAGTCTCCCCCTCCACCAGTTCACTCGCCACCACCTCCTTACATCTATAAATCCCCACCCCCACCAGTCCACACGCCACCACCTCCATACATTTACAAGTCCCCACCTCCACCAGTGCACTCACCACCACCTCCCTACATCTATAAATCTCCACCACCACCTAAGGAAATAAGCCACCCACCCTATGTTTACAAGTCTCCACCTCCACCATCTCCGTCACCACCCCCTCCATATATCTACAAGTCCCCTCCTCCACCAGTCCACTCACCCCCACCTCCATACATTTACAAGTCCCCACCTCCACCAGTGCACTCACCTCCACCTCCTTACATCTACAAATCCCCACCACCACCAATCCACTCACCCCCACCTCCCTACATCTATAAATCTCCACCACCACCTAAGGAAATAAGCCACCCACCATATGTTTACAAGTCTCCACCTCCACCTTCTCCATCACCACCCCCTCCATATATCTACAAGTCCCCTCCTCCACCAGTTCACTCACCACCACCTCCTTACATTTACAAGTCCCCACCACCTCCAGTCCACTCACCACCACCTCCTTACATTTACAAATCTCCACCCCCACCAGTCCACTCACCACCACCCCCATACATTTACAAGTCTCCACCTCCACTAATACACTCTCCTCCACCTCCGTACATTTACAAGTCTCCACCCCCACCATCCCCATCACCACCACCTCCATACATCTATAAATCCCCACCACCACCAGTTTACTCACCACCACCTCCTTACATCTATAAGTCTCCACCCCCACCTCCCTACATCTACAAATCTCCACCACCGCCTAAGCATAAAAGCCACCCACCATATATTTACAAATCTCCACCTCCACCATCACCGTCACCACCTCCTCCATACATTTATAAGTCCCCACCTCCACCAGTTCACTCACCGCCACCTCCTTACATTTACAGTTCTCCTCCACCTCCATCAAAGATAGTACATCGTCCTTCACACTCTTACAAATCTCCTCCACCCCCAACTCCCAAGTATGACTATAAATCACCACCACCGCCGTCTCACAAGCCATACGTCTACAGTTCACCTCCACCTTCTAAATACTACTAAGTTCGCTATGGTTATAACTTCAAACCTAGAGCTCCAATAACTTTGCATTCTTTTATGCATGTTCGGGTTTGAAGAATTTCCAGCATTTGTTTGCGTATCTAATAGTTTCGTTCAGTTTATATACTTTTTGTTGGCAATAATTAAAGGTGTGAGTTCCTTTTAGGGAagttttataaattttattatttcttttatggAATGAAACCACTAATATTTGATGTTTATGATTTCTTGTCTCACTTGTTGTCGTTTCTTTAACACTATACTATTTAATATACGCATTAAAAAAAGACAatgataatataaatatattttcccCATTATACTAAACAAAGTTAGCATGCAGACGTACTCTTCTAAAAATGAATAATGAATCTGAtaattaacttttaaaaacaaaatatagTTAGTAAATGAATTATCGAATTATATTACGAATTACGAACACCAACGTTTCTCCATAAATTTTATATATCCATAGGCAACTTGTACTCAAACCAATTAAGGTGAGTGCAAATAACTCATGATAGAGTATATTGAGATAGTAATATTGTATGGTTATGCTAGCTTATCACAGCAAAGATAGCTAAATGATTAAATCAAGGAGTACCACCATGGATGATTTCATGAACGAGCTATGAAATATATAGATTCCTCATCATACagcttaaataaattaaattatataagaaCAAATTAGTATTGACTGGAGCAGGGCGACAAAAactcttctcttttcttttcataTATGGTTCataatatcaataaaattatTTTCCCCATTGCCTATATTGACTTATAAAAattgatttatataatataagtcatatatatatatatatatgatatccaTGTTATAATTTGTATTGctacaattaaaaaaattcacgTTCTCATACGTCCTGATGGCTTTTCCATTAATCAAACTGAAAGTTTCTAATAACTCCAACATGTTTTGTTGATTAAACaaattgttaggaaaatataagttGTGTAAcgtcctgggtaaccaagaccgttacacggtgtattttaaataatacaagactttctaatcaagtcatttggacataaatatatttctaaagtcaactgacgggttagggttaaaagagtttgacCGTAAAAtcgttgactttcattaaaataagagtttggtaCACAGGATCTAAAAAGTAATGTTTACAAGGTGGTTACAACCCtcaaaggttaattacaattgaagTCAGCCTAAATGCAAAATATAGTTTTGGTTCTAGTCTCTGTAAATCCCTCGGcagtggcagtcgagcagctgccgatgtacacaccacccctaaagtctcaaactcatggctgatccattttttccttgcctttacctgctagcacccgtgagccaagacccatcAGAAAAACTAAACTCAACAAGCATAGAAAGCAACAATATATGCATAGTGAACTTAGATCAACCAGTTCAATCAACATCATAATACAAGCAATAAACTAGACAACAGTAAACAGTTTAATCCAAACAAATAATTCAATCTCCATACAATAAgttaggtgtcggcgcccttaggccgagccctctagttatttagctgatcccggctTGCTTAGGCTGAGTTGCATTCCGCACGCTTAACATCAGCCTCGATTCCCTTAAGTCAGACTTTcacatcaaacataacatataaacaggTTGCGAAACACGCAATCAAAAGCAACATGAACAaacatgcctatccagatatctCCAatcataaataaatttataatctCACATATGTTTATTTATAGGGGATCTCAACTCCAATCACAACTCgcgtgcaattttcttacctcgagtcccgagcgaaGGATGTAGAGCGGTCTCAAGCatgatcctcaatcccgagccttagcagtAACCCTTGTCACAGGTGacaatggataaccattaaaatctaATCCGATTAAATGCTTTacgaataatatactagcctccaggatctcaaattctactaaaccgggtagtaggatccttcctgagcactaaggtttgggttcccaggcttaaaaccctcaaacaaccAATATTTAACATTTGAGCCGCGAcctagccccttaagggccgcgacgcgctCAAGTTAGAGGGAAAATCCCTCTTTGCTGAAGGACATGGACCGCGGCGCGCTAAACCCTATGCTGCGGCGCCTGGGAAAAAACCTACGGCTCCCAAGCCTTGAAATTCAAGCGGGCCTCGACACTTGATGAACAAGGCCGCGTCGCGAGCCCTTGAAACCCAGAAATCAAGTTTTCTACTGCATTTTCTCGAGCCTAACTCAATAATTCACACTCCAAACACCAGCCAAGCTTAGAATTAAGCCTATAATCCTCATTCACACAGCCTAAACATCACATCAGTTCAGAAATAATTACATACCCTCACAAAACATTCTAAACCAAACTTAAAGTCTCTTCCATGCAAGCTTATAGTTCTAATAGAATTCAACAGATTTAACAACTTAAAATCCTCACCTCTGTAGTATCTCCAATCCCTGAGCTGATTCCCAAACACAACAAGCATTCACCCTTAGTTTCTTAGCCTCAAGTCCTTAAATCTCAACAAGTTCCAAGCacccaaagagagggagagagagagaacgtgagatagagtgagagagagagcagAGAGATTACTGTTAAGTTCTGGTCATTTCCTAAGGTCTTTCAAGCTTATTCCCCTACAAAATACCAAAGTACACTGGTATTAACTCAGCCCTTAattgcccttaagggtaaaacGATCATTTGCCCCGTTTCTCACTAATTCCTAGAGTCGTCCtacaaattctcaattaatcctgacatgccaAGCTAATTACTAAATACTTACCCACTAataaataaatcccaaatatacgttaaattcccaaaatatccctaggctcaccccgagccgggtattaaaccccgctgtgattattctgctaatccgctcaccatgatcgcctcgagccgaacgctgcaaatatatccacatagtaatgtagttccaatcatttaacacatataatcacatttatgccttcaacggggcaaaattacaaacatgcctttACTAACAAGAACatccccacatgcatatttaatactcacaaacatgcatttataatcatattattatataagtCATGCAtaccacatagtcacacatttaatcaattaatcacacacatatatccagttatgccctccctgtaatgccccaaatttcctaataaggtttaggaccttgattaggaggccgggagggccataattgatttattatggtatttaataatcatatgcatgttcatgtgaattatattattatatgatgatagatgcatgcatatgggtgtatttataattataagggcattttggtaatttggcctgttgagggcatatttgtaaattgggtgcatattgtaatttgtgaatgagatttaatt contains the following coding sequences:
- the LOC133789735 gene encoding extensin-like; translated protein: MRGRGQPRHWPRLVFAMAICLIATSVVADYDKPYVYASPPPPKKVEHSLLYVYKSPPPPPKNVIHPPYHYNSPPPPSPSPPPPYVYKSPPPPKHVSHPPYVYKSPPPPSPSPPPPYVYKSPPPPVHSPPPPYIYKSPPPPSPSPPPPYVYKSPPPPVHSSPPPYIYKSPPPPVHSPPPPYIYKSPPPPVHTPPPPYIYKSPPPPVHSPPPPYIYKSPPPPKEISHPPYVYKSPPPPSPSPPPPYIYKSPPPPVHSPPPPYIYKSPPPPVHSPPPPYIYKSPPPPIHSPPPPYIYKSPPPPKEISHPPYVYKSPPPPSPSPPPPYIYKSPPPPVHSPPPPYIYKSPPPPVHSPPPPYIYKSPPPPVHSPPPPYIYKSPPPLIHSPPPPYIYKSPPPPSPSPPPPYIYKSPPPPVYSPPPPYIYKSPPPPPYIYKSPPPPKHKSHPPYIYKSPPPPSPSPPPPYIYKSPPPPVHSPPPPYIYSSPPPPSKIVHRPSHSYKSPPPPTPKYDYKSPPPPSHKPYVYSSPPPSKYY